One region of Marivirga arenosa genomic DNA includes:
- a CDS encoding sensor histidine kinase, whose product MEVKILYIVIMIIVLSIIIITFFAVYRAFIQKILREQSRQHQLELEHQKEISMQYTIVQENERKRIAEMLHDDVGNKLNILSLWINNEDTWNSNRSKEVVSQQIPTLIEAVRNISHTLYPANLEKFGLIFQIEALIASVNTSLSIQLIAQHDYQKKDISIEVKIYRIIQEFLTNVIKHAHAKKMLIHLRDTETSFAMILSDNGIGFNHDTLQKGMGLKNIDGRIQSIDAYSKWKSKTAKGTRLIIAYLKP is encoded by the coding sequence ATGGAAGTCAAGATCTTATATATAGTAATTATGATTATCGTACTATCGATAATTATAATTACTTTTTTTGCGGTATATAGAGCCTTTATTCAAAAGATTTTGAGAGAACAATCCAGGCAACATCAATTAGAGTTAGAGCATCAAAAAGAGATTAGCATGCAATATACCATTGTGCAGGAAAATGAAAGGAAACGGATAGCTGAAATGCTGCATGATGATGTGGGGAACAAGCTCAATATTCTCTCACTCTGGATTAATAACGAAGATACATGGAATAGCAATCGTTCAAAGGAAGTGGTTAGTCAACAGATACCAACGCTAATTGAAGCGGTTCGGAACATATCGCACACTTTATATCCAGCTAATCTGGAGAAATTTGGCTTAATTTTTCAAATTGAAGCTTTAATTGCTTCGGTTAATACATCTCTATCAATTCAATTAATAGCCCAGCATGATTACCAAAAAAAAGATATTTCAATTGAAGTGAAAATCTATCGTATCATCCAGGAGTTTTTAACTAATGTTATTAAGCATGCTCATGCAAAAAAAATGCTAATCCATTTAAGAGATACTGAGACCTCTTTTGCAATGATTTTATCGGATAACGGCATAGGGTTTAATCATGACACGCTGCAAAAGGGGATGGGACTTAAAAATATTGATGGTAGAATTCAATCTATTGATGCATATAGTAAGTGGAAAAGTAAAACAGCTAAGGGGACTAGATTAATTATAGCCTATTTAAAACCGTGA
- a CDS encoding response regulator transcription factor, whose product MSTIIKLALVDDEPLILEGLSLLFSNVENIKVVKTASSGEDFLYEMEGIQKSDFPDIALIDVQMKPMDGFDLVEVLRAKYPDLKIIILSSHYKSNVLGHMIKLGVSAFIPKNSNKIELLQVVESVYEKGVYFTKKDQDMLVDFMISKPKQPTLEAEQELSSREIDVLKLICQEYTNQEIADQLFISKRTVEGHRQRILEKVGAKNTVGLVVYAIAHNIHPIS is encoded by the coding sequence GTGAGTACAATAATAAAATTAGCATTAGTAGATGACGAGCCTTTAATTTTAGAAGGACTCTCGCTTTTATTTTCAAATGTAGAAAATATAAAAGTTGTTAAAACAGCCAGTAGTGGTGAAGATTTTCTATACGAGATGGAAGGAATTCAAAAATCAGATTTTCCTGATATTGCCCTGATCGATGTTCAAATGAAGCCAATGGATGGTTTTGATTTAGTTGAAGTTTTGAGAGCGAAATATCCTGATTTGAAAATCATTATACTCTCATCTCATTACAAAAGTAATGTGCTCGGGCATATGATTAAGTTAGGAGTTTCAGCTTTTATCCCTAAAAACTCAAATAAGATTGAGCTTTTGCAAGTTGTAGAATCAGTATATGAAAAGGGGGTATATTTTACGAAGAAGGATCAGGATATGCTTGTAGATTTTATGATAAGTAAACCAAAACAACCCACTTTAGAGGCTGAACAAGAGTTATCGAGTAGAGAAATTGATGTATTAAAATTAATTTGTCAAGAATACACCAATCAAGAAATTGCAGATCAATTGTTCATTAGTAAAAGAACGGTTGAAGGTCATCGTCAAAGAATATTAGAAAAAGTTGGAGCGAAGAATACCGTTGGACTAGTCGTTTATGCAATAGCCCATAATATTCACCCCATTTCATAA